A single genomic interval of Natator depressus isolate rNatDep1 chromosome 14, rNatDep2.hap1, whole genome shotgun sequence harbors:
- the LOC141998749 gene encoding putative olfactory receptor 2B3 — protein MRNLTWQNRSSVSEFILLGFSSQPGMQLLLFTVFLAIYLAILFGNSLIFALIRIDSHLHMPMYFFLANLSFLDISYTTTTVPQMLLHLLSKKKSISYTGCIIQMYIFLSLGITECILYTVMAYDRYMAICHPLHYTLIMSRSVCVKKAASSWMGGFFFAMVHTSVNMRLPYCGPNEINHFFCEVPAILKLACADTRVTEVVVFVMGVILLMIPVFLILVSYVFILMAILRISSVEGRFKAFSTCTAHITMVTLSYGAAMFMYMRPASSYAPERDKYFSFFYSVVSSLLNPLIYSLRNKDVKGALVKLMGKK, from the coding sequence ATGAGAAATCTTACATGGCAGAACAGAAGCTCCGTGTCAGAGTTCATCCTGCTGGGATTTTCCAGCCAGCCCGggatgcagctgctgctctttaCGGTCTTCCTGGCCATCTACTTAGCCATCCTCTTTGGGAACAGCCTCATCTTCGCCCTTATCAGGATTGACTCCCATCTCCACAtgcccatgtactttttcctggCCAACCTCTCTTTCCTGGACATCAGCTACACCACCACCACTGTGCCGCAGATgctgctccacctcctctccaAAAAGAAGAGCATCTCTTATACTGGCTGCATCATCCAGATGTACATCTTCCTCTCCCTGGGGATAACTGAGTGCATCCTCTATACTGTAATGGCCTACGACCGGTACATGGCCATTTGCCACCCGCTGCACTACACCCTCATCATGAGCAGGTCGGTCTGTGTCAAGAAGGCCGCCAGCTCTTGGATGGGTGGTTTCTTCTTTGCCATGGTGCACACCAGTGTCAACATGAGGCTGCCCTACTGTGGCCCAAATGAGATCAACCACTTCTTCTGTGAGGTGCCGGCCATTTTGAAGCTGGCTTGTGCGGACACCCGGGTCACCGAGGTGGTGGTCTTTGTGATGGGGGTGATACTGCTCATGATTCCGGTCTTCTTGATCCTGGTTTCTTACGTGTTCATCCTAATGGCCATCTTGAGGATCTCCTCAGTGGAGGGGAGGTTCaaggccttctccacctgcactgCGCACATCACCATGGTGACACTCTCCTATGGTGCTGCCATGTTCATGTACATGCGTCCTGCCTCCAGCTACGCACCCGAGAGGGACAAATACTTCTCTTTCTTTTACAGTGTGGTGTCTTCCCTCCTGAATCctctcatctacagcctgagaaacaaggaTGTCAAAGGAGCGCTGGTCAAATTGATGGGTAAAAAATGA